A window of the Chanodichthys erythropterus isolate Z2021 chromosome 21, ASM2448905v1, whole genome shotgun sequence genome harbors these coding sequences:
- the rdh20 gene encoding retinol dehydrogenase 10 translates to MIFLMDLQMMLLDIVYFILRSCLRIVLRPRTKPIDGELVLITGSGGALGRLFALEFSKHGAEVVLWDFNRETNEETAKMVRAQGGQAHAYTVDVTNREEVYRTADQVRKEVGRDVTYLVNNAGVVAGERLLDCPDTMVERTLKVNCHALFWTVKAFLPQMKAKNHGHIITIASVLGLFSTACVEDYCASKFAAVGFHESLAHELLTEEDVDGVKTTLVCPYVVDTGMFDGCRIREEVELILPPLEPLYCVQQAMNAILIDQPLVCIPRLTYLPFLARALLPWESNVATYRFMGSDQCMYPFIETMRKKRAANGPIKAA, encoded by the exons ATGATCTTCCTAATGGATTTACAAATGATGCTGCTGGACATAGTGTACTTCATCCTGCGCTCTTGTCTGCGGATCGTGCTGAGACCACGTACGAAGCCCATAGACGGCGAGTTGGTGCTAATAACCGGCTCTGGAGGAGCGCTGGGCCGCCTGTTCGCCCTGGAGTTCTCGAAACACGGTGCAGAAGTGGTCCTGTGGGACTTCAACAGAGAAACTAATGAAGAGACAGCCAAGATGGTGAGGGCGCAAGGGGGCCAGGCACACGCGTACACAGTGGACGTGACAAACCGAGAAGAAGTGTACCGCACTGCCGACCAGGTACGGAAGGAGGTGGGAAGGGATGTGACCTACTTGGTGAACAATGCCGGGGTGGTGGCCGGTGAGAGACTCCTGGACTGTCCCGATACCATGGTGGAGAGGACACTGAAAGTAAACTGCCACGCCCTCTTCTGG ACTGTGAAGGCGTTCCTCCCTCAGATGAAGGCCAAAAATCATGGCCACATCATCACTATAGCCAGTGTCCTTGGACTCTTCAGCACAGCCTGTGTAGAG GATTACTGTGCCAGTAAGTTTGCTGCAGTGGGGTTTCATGAGTCTCTGGCCCACGAACTGCTGACGGAAGAGGACGTGGATGGAGTGAAGACCACTCTTGTGTGCCCTTATGTTGTGGACACTGGCATGTTTGATGGCTGCAGGATTAG GGAAGAGGTTGAACTGATTCTGCCTCCACTGGAGCCCTTGTACTGTGTACAGCAGGCTATGAATGCCATTCTCATAGACCAGCCACTAGTGTGCATCCCCAGACTAACCTACCTGCCCTTCCTGGCCAGAGC CCTGTTGCCATGGGAATCCAATGTGGCGACATACCGCTTTATGGGTTCAGACCAGTGCATGTACCCGTTCATTGAGACCATGAGGAAGAAAAGAGCAGCCAATGGCCCAATAAAGGCTGCTTAA